A portion of the Rhinopithecus roxellana isolate Shanxi Qingling chromosome 19, ASM756505v1, whole genome shotgun sequence genome contains these proteins:
- the PNPO gene encoding pyridoxine-5'-phosphate oxidase — MTCRLRGVTATFGRPAEWPGYLRHLCGRSASMDLGPMRKSYRGDREAFEETHLTSLDPVKQFAAWFEEAVQCPDIGEANAMCLATCTRDGKPSARMLLLKGFGKDGFRFFTNFESRKGKELDSNPFASLVFYWEPLNRQVRVEGPVKKLPEEEAECYFHSRPKSSQIGAVVSHQSSVIPDREYLRKKNEELEQLYQDQEVPKPKSWGGYVLYPQVMEFWQGQTNRLHDRIVFRRGLPTGDSPLGPMTHHGEEDWLYERLAP, encoded by the exons ATGACGTGCCGGCTGCGGGGCGTCACAGCGACGTTCGGGCGACCTGCCGAGTGGCCAGGCTACCTCCGTCACCTCTGTGGTCGCAGTGCTTCCATGGACCTGGGACCCATGCGCAAGAGTTACCGCGGGGACCGAGAG GCATTTGAGGAGACTCATCTGACCTCCCTTGACCCAGTGAAACAGTTTGCTGCCTGGTTTGAGGAGGCTGTTCAGTGTCCTGACATAGGGGAAGCAAATGCCATGTGTCTGGCTACCTGTACCAG AGATGGAAAACCCTCTGCTCGCATGTTGCTACTGAAGGGCTTTGGGAAAGATGGCTTCCGCTTCTTCACTAACTTCGAGAGTCGAAAAGGAAAAGAGCTG GACTCTAATCCCTTTGCTTCCCTTGTCTTCTACTGGGAGCCACTTAACCGTCAG GTGCGTGTGGAAGGCCCTGTGAAGAAGCTGCCCGAGGAGGAGGCTGAGTGCTACTTCCACTCCCGCCCCAAGAGCAGTCAGATTGGGGCTGTGGTCAGCCACCAGAGTTCTGTGATCCCTGATCGCGAG tatctgagaaagaaaaatgaggaactGGAACAGCTCTACCAGGATCAAGAGGTGCCCAAGCCAAAATCCTG GGGTGGCTATGTCCTGTACCCTCAGGTGATGGAGTTCTGGCAAGGTCAAACCAACCGCCTGCATGACCGGATAGTCTTTCGGCGGGGCCTACCCACAGGAGATTCCCCTTTGGGACCCATGACCCACCACGGGGAGGAAGACTGGCTCTATGAGAGACTTGCACCTTAA
- the PRR15L gene encoding proline-rich protein 15-like protein, with the protein MTTEIGWWKLTFLRKKKSTPKVLYEIPDTYAQTEGGAEPSRPDAGGPNSDFNTRLEKIVDKSTKGKHVKVSNSGRFKEKNKVRATLAENPNLFDDHEEGRSSK; encoded by the coding sequence ATGACGACTGAAATTGGTTGGTGGAAGCTGACTTTCCTCCGGAAAAAGAAATCCACTCCCAAGGTGCTGTATGAGATCCCTGACACCTATGCCCAAACAGAGGGAGGCGCAGAACCCTCAAGGCCTGACGCTGGAGGCCCCAACAGCGACTTTAACACCCGCCTGGAGAAGATCGTGGACAAGAGTACAAAGGGCAAGCACGTCAAAGTCTCCAACTCAGGACGCTTCAAGGAGAAGAATAAAGTGAGAGCCACGCTGGCAGAGAACCCTAACCTTTTTGATGATCACGAGGAAGGACGGTCATCAAAGTGA